Proteins encoded in a region of the Oryctolagus cuniculus chromosome 10, mOryCun1.1, whole genome shotgun sequence genome:
- the MBD1 gene encoding methyl-CpG-binding domain protein 1 isoform X23: MHPLLRSLPLGDGSRRQRLKTLCKDCRAQRIAFNREQRMFKRVGCGECAACQVTEDCGACSTCLLQLPQDVASGLYCKCERRRCLRIVKRSQGCGVCRGCQTQEDCGCCRVCLRPPRPGLRRQWRCIQRRCLRHLAHRLRRHHQRCQRRPPLTVAPPPGKRGRRRGGRDSKAAPRKHSRAQPLPPLLPSQPPEPTELHPRVLVPSPPAEFIYYCVEEDELQPCANRRQNRKCGACEACLRRVDCGLCDFCCDKPKFGGSNQKRQKCRWRQCLQFAMKRLLPSTGSGSEDGAGSPPLHPRRKRTGAARRPRLGPTQKHPLPTHTVRSDHVQAPMKQEAGGGFVLPPPGTDLVFLREGASSPVQVPGPAAASTEAVLQEAQCSGLSWAVALPQVKQEKVDAQEEWTPGTAVVTSPIMQPGCPSKAVDAGLPPVKQEPPDPEEDKEEENKDDCASKSAPEEEAGGAGTPVITEIFSLGGTRFRDTAVWLPSLQGRQSGREDGCKVWETEDTLAPTSTSWDPRRWPGPLSSLSPPSASMMWVSCRRSRCPSSQLNMHPAQEL; the protein is encoded by the exons ATGCACCCCCTGCTGCGTTCCCTGCCCCTGG GGGATGGCTCCCGAAGGCAGCGGCTCAAGACGTTATGCAAGGACTGCCGAG CACAGAGAATCGCCTTCAACCGGGAGCAGAGGATGTTTAAG CGTGTGGGCTGCGGGGAGTGTGCAGCCTGCCAGGTAACTGAAGACTGCGGGGCCTGCTccacctgcctcctgcagctgccCCAGGACGTGGCCTCGGGGCTGTACTGCAAGTGTGAGCGGAGACGCTGCCTCCGGATTGTGAAGAGG AGCCAAGGGTGCGGAGTGTGCCGGGGCTGTCAAACCCAAGAAGACTGTGGCTGCTGCCGAGTCTGCCTGCGTCCTCCCCGTCCTGGTCTCAGGCGCCAGTGGCGGTGTATCCAGCGGCGCTGCCTACGG CACCTTGCTCACCGCCTCCGTCGTCACCATCAGCGATGTCAGCGACGCCCTCCCCTGACTGTAGCCCCCCCTCCT GGTAAACGTGGCCGCCGCAGGGGAGGCCGTGACTCGAAGGCAGCTCCCCGGAAGCACTCCCGAGCCCAGCCACTGCCTCCCCTTCTCCCGTCGCAGCCTCCAGAACCCACAGAGCTG CACCCCAGAGTCCTGGTCCCCTCGCCACCTGCCGAGTTCATCTATTACTGTGTAGAGGAGGACGAGCTA cagccctgcgCCAACCGCCGGCAGAACCGGAAGTGCGGGGCCTGCGAAGCCTGTCTGCGGCGGGTGGACTGCGGCCTCTGTGACTTCTGCTGCGACAAGCCCAAATTTGGAGGCAGCAACCAGAAGCGCCAGAAGTGTCGTTGGCGCCAGTGCCTGCAGTTTGCCAtg AAGCGGCTGCtgcccagcactgggtcagggtCTGAGGACGGGGCAGGATCACCCCCACTTCATCCTCGACGGAAGAGAACTGGCGCTGCTCGACGGCCTCGCCTGGGCCCCACCCAGAAGCACCCTTTGCCGACGCACACAGTTCGATCAGACCATGTCCAGGCCCCAAtgaagcaggaagcaggtggtggcttcgtGCTGCCCCCACCTGGCACCGACCTTGTGTTTTTACGGGAGGGCGCAAGCAGTCCTGTGCAGGTGCCGGGCCCTGCTGCAGCTTCCACAGAAGCTGTGTTGCAG GAGGCCCAGTGCTCTGGCCTGAGTTGGGCTGTGGCCTTACCCCAGGTGAAGCAAGAGAAGGTGGATGCCCAGGAAGAGTGGACACCGGGCACAGCTGTTGTGACTTCTCCCATAATGCAGCCTGGCTGCCCTAGCAAG GCAGTAGACGCAGGCCTGCCACCTGTGAAGCAAGAGCCACCTGACCCTGaggaggacaaggaggaggaAAACAAGGATGACTGTGCCTCTAAGTCGgccccagaggaggaggcaggaggggctggcacgcCCGTG ATCACGGAGATTTTCAGCCTGGGTGGAACCCGCTTCCGAGACACAGCTGTCTGGTTACCAAG TCTGCAGGGCAGGCAGTCGGGAAGGGAAGATGGATGTAAAGTGTGGGAGACCGAGGACACGCTGGCGCCCACGAGCACGAGCTGGGACCCTCGAAGATGGCCCGGACCCCTTAGCAGTCTCTCGCCACCTTCAGCTTCGATGATGTGGGTGTCCTGCAGAAGAAGCCGGTGCCCTTCTTCACAGTTAAATATGCACCCGGCCCAGGAACTCTAG